TGGTCAGTCGCGACTGGGTGCGCTACACCCACTCCTTCCCTCATCTGTTTACCTTACCCGGCATGGCCACCTTTGGTATCGCGCTGGTGTTTGCCAAGTTTATCCATGAGATGGGCCATGCCTACCTGGCCAAGCGTGCCGGGTGCCGAGTGCAGAGCATCGGCGTGGCCTTTATCGTGCTGTTCCCGTTGTTCTATACCGACGTGACCGATGCCTGGAAGCTGAAGGATCATCGCGAACGCATACTGATCGGTGCCGGCGGTATTCTGGCGGAATTAACGCTGGCCTGTATGGCCCTGCTGGCCTGGACGCTGCTACCGGAAGGACCGGCCCGCACTGCCGCCTTTATGCTGTCTAGTGCCACCTGGATTACCACGGTCATCGTCAACCTCAATCCGCTGATGCGCTTTGACGGTTACTTCCTGCTCAGTGACTTCTGGCGGGTGGAGAACCTTCAGGAGCGAGCTTATGCCCTGTCACGCTGGCGTCTGCGTGAGTGGCTGTTCAGCTATGGCGCTCCCGCCCCGGAAACCTGGTCACCTGCCATGCAGCGTAAGCTGTTACTGTGGGGCTATGCCTCCTGGTTATGGCGCTTTTTCCTGTTTCTGGGGATAGCACTGGTGGTCTATCACTTCTTTATCAAGGTCATCGGCATCGTACTGATGCTGGTGGAAGTTCTCTGGTTTATTGGCTTACCGATTCTGAAAGAAATGAAAAACTGGTGGACCTTCCGCAAAGCTTCCCATCCTGCCGCGGTATTGCGCAGCGGTCTGCTACTGGCAGCACTGCTGGGCGTGCTGATCTACCCCTGGCATGGCAGCATACATATCCCAGCGGTCCTGCAGGCAGAGAAAGTCAGTACTCTCTACGCGCCAATTGCCGCACAGGTGCAAAGCCTCAGAGTCAGCGACGGCCAGCAGGTCAAAACTGGCGAAGTGCTGGTAGAGCTGACGTCTGCCGACCTCAATTACCGCCTCGACATCGAGCGCCAGCGTATTGATGTGCTGCAACAACAGCTACGGCGGGGAGCTGCACGCAAAGAAACCGCCAGTGAATCTCAGGTACAGGAGCAGCAACTGGCCGAGTCGCTGGCACGCTATCGCGGCCTCGCCGCCCAGCGTGAACAACTGCTGATCAGGGCTCCACAGGACGGACAGGTAAGAGACGTTGCCCGCGACATGACAACAGGTCGCTGGGTTGCAGCGGATATGCCGTTACTACGTATCGCACT
This Pokkaliibacter sp. MBI-7 DNA region includes the following protein-coding sequences:
- a CDS encoding HlyD family efflux transporter periplasmic adaptor subunit produces the protein MSAAALLPALRNDLQLSEAAAGRDGAPQWTLSDPLTGRYFKMSPTAMRLLRHWGLRDPGRVLEAANTEPGLPVQGKELEQLLLFLRGHDLIAATDAEQRKSYMAKARTRQNSLWKSALHQYLFFRIPLWRPDPFLNRTWPWLQRYGRLLLGLGLPLMLILGLFLVSRDWVRYTHSFPHLFTLPGMATFGIALVFAKFIHEMGHAYLAKRAGCRVQSIGVAFIVLFPLFYTDVTDAWKLKDHRERILIGAGGILAELTLACMALLAWTLLPEGPARTAAFMLSSATWITTVIVNLNPLMRFDGYFLLSDFWRVENLQERAYALSRWRLREWLFSYGAPAPETWSPAMQRKLLLWGYASWLWRFFLFLGIALVVYHFFIKVIGIVLMLVEVLWFIGLPILKEMKNWWTFRKASHPAAVLRSGLLLAALLGVLIYPWHGSIHIPAVLQAEKVSTLYAPIAAQVQSLRVSDGQQVKTGEVLVELTSADLNYRLDIERQRIDVLQQQLRRGAARKETASESQVQEQQLAESLARYRGLAAQREQLLIRAPQDGQVRDVARDMTTGRWVAADMPLLRIALKGTGKIQGYLPEDSLRRATSGMQGHFIADDPAWPRLSVTLQTLAPTGSPYLQLEALASDYKGPIAVRHDDERKLQPVQAQYSVSFSVNAESALPEQPLRGEVILQGEKESILGGVWRRVAALGIRESGF